One genomic window of Roseobacter ponti includes the following:
- the rplS gene encoding 50S ribosomal protein L19 — protein MDLIAEIEAEQIAALGKEIPDFRAGDTVRVGFKVTEGTRTRVQNYEGVCIARNNGKGIAGSFTVRKISFGEGVERVFPLHSTNIDNITVVRRGRVRRAKLYYLRSRRGKSARITENSNYKPRSGAEA, from the coding sequence ATGGATCTGATTGCAGAGATTGAAGCGGAACAGATTGCCGCTCTGGGGAAAGAAATCCCCGATTTCCGTGCCGGCGACACCGTGCGCGTGGGTTTCAAAGTAACCGAAGGCACACGCACCCGTGTGCAGAACTACGAAGGTGTGTGCATCGCGCGCAACAACGGCAAAGGCATCGCCGGCTCCTTCACCGTTCGCAAGATTTCCTTTGGTGAGGGCGTGGAGCGTGTGTTCCCGCTGCATTCCACCAATATCGACAACATCACCGTTGTCCGCCGTGGCCGTGTGCGTCGCGCCAAGCTTTACTATCTGCGCTCGCGCCGTGGTAAATCCGCACGGATCACCGAAAACTCCAACTACAAGCCCCGCTCGGGCGCTGAAGCGTAA
- a CDS encoding ArsR/SmtB family transcription factor, producing the protein MTRHLDQVFAALADPTRREILNMLLEDDMAVTDVAEPFTMSLAAISKHLGVLTTAGLISQDKRGRVKWCRLEPDALRAASVWMQGFGQFEPVNLDAFERFLAAELPGAPGSGTQTE; encoded by the coding sequence ATGACACGCCATCTCGATCAGGTCTTTGCAGCGCTCGCCGACCCGACCCGTCGGGAAATTCTCAATATGTTGCTGGAAGACGATATGGCCGTCACGGATGTGGCTGAGCCGTTCACGATGTCGCTGGCGGCGATTTCAAAGCATCTCGGGGTGCTCACGACCGCCGGACTTATCTCTCAGGACAAGCGCGGCAGGGTCAAATGGTGCAGGCTGGAGCCGGACGCCCTGCGCGCTGCATCCGTATGGATGCAGGGTTTCGGACAGTTTGAACCGGTAAATCTGGACGCGTTTGAGAGGTTCCTCGCCGCCGAGCTGCCCGGAGCGCCCGGCAGCGGGACTCAAACTGAGTAA
- the ffh gene encoding signal recognition particle protein: MFENLSERLSGVFDRLTKQGALSDEDVKTALREVRVALLEADVSLPVARDFVKAVQDKATGQAVTKSVTPGQQVVKIVHDALIDVLRGEGEPGHLKVDNPPAPILMVGLQGGGKTTTTAKLAKRLKEKDGKRVLMASLDVNRPAAMEQLAILGLQIGVDTLPIVKGEDPVAIAKRAKTQAGLGGYDVYMLDTAGRLSIDEELMSQVEAVRNVANPRETLLVVDGLTGQDAVHTAENFDERIGITGVVLTRMDGDGRGGAALSMRAVTGKPIRYVGLGEKMDALETFEPDRIAGRILGMGDIVSLVEKAQETLELEQSEKMVKRMMKGQFSMNDLRMQLEQMQKMGGMQGMMGMMPGMGKMARQVEDAGLDDSILKRQIALIQSMTRRERANPQILQASRKKRIARGAGLEVSELNKLLKMHRQMGDMMKKMGKMGKGGMLKQAMKGMFGKGGPSPEEMAAGMDPKALEAAARQMGGKLPGGMGGGAGLPPGLSGFGKKK, encoded by the coding sequence ATGTTTGAAAACCTCAGCGAACGCCTTTCCGGTGTCTTTGACCGCCTCACCAAACAGGGCGCGCTCTCTGATGAGGATGTGAAAACGGCCCTGCGCGAAGTCCGCGTGGCGCTGCTTGAGGCCGACGTCTCGCTGCCCGTGGCCCGCGATTTCGTCAAAGCTGTGCAGGACAAGGCAACCGGTCAGGCGGTCACGAAATCGGTCACCCCCGGCCAGCAGGTCGTCAAGATCGTGCACGATGCACTCATTGACGTGCTGCGCGGCGAGGGCGAGCCCGGCCACCTCAAAGTCGACAACCCGCCCGCGCCCATCCTGATGGTGGGCCTGCAGGGCGGCGGTAAAACCACCACAACCGCCAAACTCGCCAAACGCCTCAAAGAAAAAGACGGCAAGCGCGTTCTGATGGCATCGCTCGACGTCAATCGCCCCGCGGCGATGGAACAGCTCGCGATTCTCGGGCTCCAGATCGGCGTCGACACTCTGCCCATCGTTAAGGGAGAAGACCCTGTCGCCATCGCCAAACGCGCCAAAACGCAGGCCGGTCTGGGTGGCTACGACGTCTATATGCTCGACACCGCCGGCCGGCTCTCCATCGACGAAGAGCTGATGTCCCAGGTCGAGGCCGTGCGCAACGTGGCAAACCCGCGTGAGACGCTGCTGGTCGTTGACGGCCTCACGGGTCAGGACGCGGTACACACCGCCGAGAACTTCGACGAACGTATCGGCATCACCGGCGTCGTGCTGACCCGGATGGACGGCGACGGTCGCGGCGGTGCAGCGCTTTCGATGCGCGCGGTCACCGGCAAACCGATCAGATACGTGGGCCTTGGCGAAAAGATGGACGCGCTCGAAACCTTTGAGCCCGACCGCATCGCAGGCCGCATCCTCGGCATGGGCGATATCGTCTCGCTCGTGGAAAAGGCGCAGGAAACGCTCGAGCTTGAGCAGTCCGAAAAGATGGTCAAACGCATGATGAAGGGTCAGTTCTCAATGAACGACCTTCGCATGCAGCTTGAGCAGATGCAGAAAATGGGCGGCATGCAGGGGATGATGGGCATGATGCCCGGCATGGGCAAAATGGCCAGACAGGTCGAGGACGCAGGGCTTGATGACAGCATCCTCAAACGCCAGATCGCCCTCATCCAGTCGATGACCAGACGCGAACGCGCCAATCCGCAGATCCTCCAGGCCAGCCGCAAAAAGCGTATCGCGCGCGGCGCCGGTCTCGAGGTTTCCGAACTCAATAAACTTCTCAAAATGCACCGCCAGATGGGCGACATGATGAAGAAGATGGGCAAAATGGGCAAAGGCGGCATGCTGAAACAGGCGATGAAAGGCATGTTCGGCAAAGGCGGCCCCTCGCCCGAAGAAATGGCTGCCGGCATGGACCCCAAAGCGCTTGAAGCAGCAGCCAGACAGATGGGCGGCAAGCTGCCCGGCGGTATGGGCGGCGGCGCAGGCCTGCCCCCCGGCCTCTCCGGCTTTGGCAAAAAGAAATGA
- the rpsP gene encoding 30S ribosomal protein S16, translating to MAMKIRLARGGSKKRPFYRIVAADSRMPRDGRFIEKLGTYNPLLPKDSEERVKMDVERVQHWIAQGAQPTDRVARMLEAAGATEKTERNNPNKGTPGKKAQERAQEKADKAAAAAEAAAAPAEAPAEEPAAEEAAAEE from the coding sequence ATGGCTATGAAAATTCGTCTCGCCCGCGGCGGCTCCAAAAAGCGCCCCTTCTACCGTATCGTTGCCGCCGACAGCCGGATGCCGCGCGACGGCCGCTTTATCGAAAAGCTGGGCACCTATAACCCGCTGCTGCCCAAAGACAGCGAAGAGCGCGTGAAGATGGACGTCGAGCGCGTTCAGCACTGGATCGCGCAGGGCGCCCAGCCCACAGACCGTGTTGCCCGTATGCTGGAAGCCGCTGGTGCGACCGAGAAAACCGAGCGGAACAACCCCAACAAAGGCACCCCCGGCAAGAAAGCCCAGGAGCGCGCTCAGGAGAAAGCCGACAAGGCCGCAGCCGCAGCAGAAGCCGCAGCCGCCCCTGCTGAAGCGCCCGCCGAAGAGCCAGCAGCAGAAGAAGCCGCGGCAGAAGAGTAA
- the trmD gene encoding tRNA (guanosine(37)-N1)-methyltransferase TrmD encodes MGDAPRSHGRKTIRQALKPRSLMEGDEELAGVWQARIVTLFPDAFPGVLGLSLTGRALSEGRWQLHTHDLRDFGIGKHRNVDDTPAGGGAGMVLRADVVGPAIEAAQAHARGRWPVLYMSPRGRPFDQAMARDLARSDGVTMLCGRFEGVDERVLEHYGVTEVSLGDFVMTGGEPAAQAMLDATVRLLPGVLGNAESTVEESHSAGLLEHPQYTRPASWEGREIPPVLMSGNHGEIEKWRRAQAEELTRTRRPDMWTRRDQSS; translated from the coding sequence ATGGGTGACGCGCCCCGCAGCCACGGCCGCAAGACAATCCGGCAGGCGCTGAAACCGCGCTCTCTGATGGAGGGGGACGAGGAACTCGCCGGTGTCTGGCAGGCGCGGATCGTGACGCTCTTCCCCGATGCTTTTCCCGGCGTTCTCGGGCTCTCTCTCACGGGCAGGGCGCTGAGCGAAGGGCGCTGGCAGCTGCACACCCATGATCTGCGTGATTTCGGCATCGGAAAACACCGCAACGTGGACGACACGCCCGCGGGCGGCGGCGCCGGTATGGTGCTGCGCGCGGATGTGGTTGGGCCGGCCATCGAGGCCGCACAGGCCCATGCCCGTGGCCGCTGGCCCGTGCTTTACATGTCGCCCCGCGGGCGGCCCTTTGATCAGGCCATGGCCCGCGATCTGGCGCGCTCAGACGGGGTCACGATGCTTTGTGGCCGCTTTGAAGGCGTGGATGAGAGGGTGCTGGAGCACTACGGCGTGACCGAGGTGTCGCTGGGTGATTTCGTAATGACCGGGGGTGAACCTGCCGCACAGGCGATGCTGGATGCGACCGTGCGTCTGCTGCCCGGTGTTCTGGGCAATGCCGAGAGCACTGTGGAGGAAAGCCATTCGGCGGGTCTGCTGGAGCATCCGCAATACACCCGACCGGCAAGCTGGGAAGGCCGGGAGATCCCGCCCGTTCTGATGTCCGGCAACCACGGCGAGATCGAAAAATGGCGCCGCGCGCAGGCCGAAGAGCTGACCCGCACCCGCCGTCCGGATATGTGGACGCGGCGCGATCAGTCGTCGTAG
- a CDS encoding DMT family transporter yields the protein MTPALRGHAAMLLFSALVAGSFSLGSMAANEIAPAALNAVRFILAGAVIGAAMMATTGVPAGAFRAPWRYAVLGGLFSIYFVLMFEGLKTAPPVSAAAVFTLTPVVAAGFGWLLLRQITTPRMALALCIGAAGALWVIFRADVAALRAFEVGRGEVIYFVGCVAHALYTPMVRKLNRGEPAVVFTFGMLVAGAVLLTLWGWRDLVATPWASLPGIVWITIIYTAFFASSATFVLLQYATLRLPSAKVMAYTYLTPSWVIGWEIMLGNGAPGLVVTGGVLLTILALALLLRDDEKPAREPQSVSTS from the coding sequence GTGACCCCGGCGCTCAGAGGGCATGCCGCCATGCTGCTCTTCTCCGCACTGGTGGCAGGGTCGTTTTCGCTGGGATCTATGGCGGCCAATGAGATCGCACCTGCGGCACTCAACGCCGTGCGGTTCATCCTGGCGGGTGCGGTGATCGGGGCGGCGATGATGGCCACCACAGGGGTTCCCGCAGGGGCATTTCGTGCGCCCTGGCGCTATGCCGTGCTGGGCGGGCTTTTCAGCATCTATTTCGTGCTGATGTTTGAGGGGCTGAAAACCGCGCCACCGGTCAGTGCGGCTGCGGTATTTACCCTGACACCGGTGGTCGCGGCGGGGTTCGGCTGGCTTTTGTTGCGCCAGATCACGACACCGCGCATGGCGCTGGCGCTCTGTATCGGGGCAGCGGGCGCGCTCTGGGTCATCTTTCGCGCCGATGTCGCGGCACTTCGCGCTTTTGAGGTCGGGCGCGGCGAGGTGATTTATTTTGTCGGCTGTGTGGCGCATGCGCTCTATACGCCGATGGTGCGCAAACTGAACCGGGGCGAACCTGCTGTTGTTTTTACCTTTGGCATGCTGGTGGCGGGGGCCGTGCTGCTCACGCTCTGGGGCTGGCGTGATCTGGTGGCAACCCCCTGGGCGTCGCTGCCGGGGATCGTCTGGATCACCATTATTTACACGGCATTTTTCGCCTCATCGGCGACATTCGTGCTGCTGCAGTATGCGACCCTGCGTCTGCCGAGCGCCAAGGTGATGGCCTATACCTATCTGACCCCCTCCTGGGTCATCGGCTGGGAAATCATGCTCGGCAATGGCGCGCCGGGCCTTGTGGTGACGGGTGGTGTTCTGCTAACCATCCTGGCTCTGGCGCTGCTGCTCAGAGACGATGAAAAACCTGCCAGGGAACCACAAAGCGTTTCGACGAGTTAA
- the rimM gene encoding ribosome maturation factor RimM (Essential for efficient processing of 16S rRNA) has translation MSGDKICVGAIGGAYGVRGELRVKSFCAVPEDLESYSPLTSGDGSRAFHLALVRPVKNGFVARIVEVASKEEADALKGVQLFADRDQLPSLPDDEYYHTDLMGLDVLDTGGTLLGTVKQVLDHGAGDLLEVQRPGSSETVLLPFTLAAVPTVDLATGRIIADPPEGLF, from the coding sequence ATGAGCGGTGACAAAATCTGTGTCGGTGCCATCGGCGGCGCTTACGGCGTGCGCGGCGAACTGCGCGTGAAAAGCTTCTGCGCCGTGCCTGAAGACCTCGAAAGCTATTCTCCGCTGACGTCCGGGGACGGAAGCCGCGCCTTTCACCTGGCACTCGTGCGCCCGGTGAAAAACGGCTTTGTGGCGCGGATCGTCGAGGTGGCCAGCAAGGAAGAGGCCGACGCGCTCAAAGGTGTGCAGCTTTTTGCGGACCGCGACCAGTTGCCCTCTCTGCCCGACGATGAATACTATCACACCGATCTGATGGGGCTTGATGTGCTGGACACCGGCGGCACACTGTTGGGCACCGTGAAACAGGTGCTCGATCACGGCGCCGGCGATCTGCTGGAAGTGCAGCGGCCGGGCTCGTCCGAGACGGTGCTGCTGCCCTTTACGCTGGCGGCCGTGCCGACGGTGGATCTGGCGACAGGACGTATAATCGCTGACCCGCCCGAGGGGCTCTTCTGA
- a CDS encoding GNAT family N-acetyltransferase: MNTTIPVIETRRLVLRGPEPQDYPDFKATFTSYRARFMGGPLNAYEAWMLYSAEIGHWEIRGYGMWMIHDRQTDETYGMAGGWKPAKWPEAEIAWVIWPDRGGHGYALEATHAVRDYLYREGGWETAVSYIDPKNLDSIRLAERLGAVKDAEAATIDGNDAVWRHPAPAALNGTQLAHGIDMEISHYADPLFRPKGWALD; this comes from the coding sequence ATGAACACAACAATCCCCGTGATTGAGACCCGGCGGCTGGTGCTGCGCGGTCCTGAGCCGCAGGACTATCCGGATTTCAAAGCAACCTTCACCAGCTACCGCGCGCGTTTCATGGGCGGGCCGCTGAATGCCTATGAGGCCTGGATGCTCTATTCGGCCGAAATCGGTCACTGGGAGATCCGCGGCTATGGCATGTGGATGATCCACGACCGCCAGACCGACGAGACTTATGGCATGGCCGGCGGCTGGAAGCCGGCGAAATGGCCCGAGGCAGAGATCGCCTGGGTGATCTGGCCTGACAGGGGCGGCCACGGCTATGCGCTCGAGGCCACCCACGCCGTGCGCGACTACCTCTACCGCGAGGGCGGCTGGGAAACCGCCGTCAGCTACATCGATCCCAAGAACCTGGACAGCATCCGCCTCGCGGAACGTCTCGGCGCCGTAAAAGATGCCGAAGCGGCCACCATCGACGGCAATGACGCGGTCTGGCGCCACCCCGCGCCAGCGGCCCTCAACGGCACGCAGCTTGCACACGGGATCGACATGGAGATCAGCCACTACGCCGATCCGCTCTTCAGACCGAAAGGATGGGCCCTTGACTGA
- a CDS encoding FMN-dependent NADH-azoreductase — MTQKILHIDASARLNGSVSRQLSAEVVDRLGGDVTHRDLAEGIPQITEAWVSATFTPADQRTDDQRNALSFSDELVGEIMEADVLVIGTPVYNFAPPAALKAWIDQIARAGVTFRYTENGPVGLLEGKRAVIVLATGGTAIGSEIDFASGYLRHMMGFIGIHDVEIIAADRLMADADTALSSAKKQIRDLAA, encoded by the coding sequence ATGACACAGAAAATTCTCCACATCGACGCTTCTGCCCGGCTTAACGGGTCTGTCTCCCGCCAGCTCAGCGCCGAGGTTGTTGACCGCCTCGGTGGTGATGTCACCCATCGTGATCTGGCTGAGGGTATTCCCCAGATCACCGAGGCATGGGTCAGTGCCACCTTCACCCCCGCCGATCAGCGCACCGACGACCAGCGCAACGCCCTGAGTTTTTCTGATGAACTCGTTGGCGAGATCATGGAGGCGGATGTGCTGGTGATCGGGACGCCGGTCTATAACTTTGCGCCGCCCGCCGCGCTCAAAGCCTGGATTGACCAGATCGCCCGCGCCGGTGTGACCTTCAGATACACCGAAAACGGCCCCGTCGGCCTTCTGGAAGGCAAGCGCGCCGTAATCGTTCTGGCCACCGGCGGCACCGCAATCGGCTCAGAAATCGACTTTGCTTCCGGCTATCTGCGCCACATGATGGGTTTTATCGGCATCCATGACGTAGAGATCATCGCCGCTGACCGGCTGATGGCTGATGCGGACACCGCCCTTTCCTCAGCGAAAAAACAGATCAGAGATCTGGCGGCCTGA
- a CDS encoding LysR substrate-binding domain-containing protein translates to MSRNLPPLNALRAFDAAGRHQSFSRAAGELGVSHSAVSRHVRGLEARLGVQLFRDLPRGVELTAAGQNYLEQVLPALDMIARATEDLADVPRGQVTVNSEPLFAERFILPRLRSFQAAHPQIVVRLEASPMLADVERYEADIAIRFARTGRLDEPADLLSASAIYPHAAPELIARENIREPRDLLSLPLLRDRSNNSWNDWFAATGVTDVQLPENAWRLKSPLAYEAGLHGLGVYLGSTECASHDIATGRLVRCFDTGIRDGAFYLVSGSRSRRRAAVRALRDWLLEVTRPFRPAEPAA, encoded by the coding sequence ATGTCGCGCAATCTGCCTCCTCTCAATGCGCTGCGGGCTTTTGATGCCGCAGGCCGCCACCAGAGCTTCAGCCGCGCCGCCGGCGAGCTTGGTGTGAGCCACTCTGCGGTCAGCCGTCATGTGCGTGGTCTTGAGGCGCGTCTGGGGGTGCAGCTGTTCCGCGATCTGCCGCGTGGTGTTGAACTGACCGCCGCCGGACAGAATTATCTCGAACAGGTGCTGCCTGCCCTCGACATGATTGCGCGTGCCACCGAGGATCTTGCCGATGTGCCGCGCGGGCAGGTCACAGTGAACAGCGAGCCGCTCTTTGCCGAGCGCTTTATCCTGCCACGGCTGCGCAGCTTTCAGGCGGCCCATCCGCAGATCGTCGTCCGGCTGGAGGCGTCACCGATGCTGGCGGATGTCGAGCGCTATGAGGCGGATATCGCGATCCGGTTTGCCCGCACGGGGCGGCTGGATGAACCGGCCGATCTGCTCAGTGCGTCAGCGATTTACCCCCATGCCGCGCCGGAGCTGATTGCACGGGAAAACATCCGGGAACCACGTGATCTGCTCAGCCTGCCGTTGCTGCGCGACCGGTCCAACAACAGCTGGAACGACTGGTTTGCCGCAACCGGGGTGACTGATGTGCAGCTGCCTGAAAATGCCTGGCGGCTGAAATCGCCGCTGGCCTATGAGGCGGGTCTGCACGGGCTCGGGGTCTATCTGGGATCGACCGAATGTGCCTCGCACGATATTGCGACCGGGCGTCTTGTGCGCTGCTTTGACACCGGCATCCGCGACGGGGCATTCTATCTGGTGTCCGGCAGCCGCAGCCGGCGTCGCGCCGCCGTACGCGCCCTGCGCGACTGGCTTCTGGAGGTGACGCGTCCCTTCCGTCCCGCAGAGCCTGCCGCGTAA
- a CDS encoding MliC family protein, translating into MSRMTPVFFCIALAGPGVAAPSFDCAKASGAVEELICADADLAALDQVLAGRYSAAREVTRGLDAGAAEAENTLKAEQRGWIKGRDDCWKAGDLRACVEAAYLMREGHLVARWMLEAPFATTFWTCGTPANELVTMFFDTPLPSVRFERGDTVDTGTLTPTASGSRYEGSFGRSLWIKGDEATWREADPDGTTVTCTAAGS; encoded by the coding sequence ATGTCCCGGATGACCCCCGTCTTTTTCTGTATCGCACTGGCCGGCCCCGGCGTTGCGGCCCCTTCTTTTGACTGTGCCAAAGCCTCGGGCGCGGTGGAGGAGCTGATCTGTGCCGATGCGGATCTGGCGGCACTCGACCAGGTTCTCGCCGGTCGCTACAGCGCCGCACGAGAGGTGACACGCGGGCTCGATGCGGGAGCGGCGGAGGCGGAAAACACCCTCAAAGCCGAACAGCGCGGATGGATAAAGGGCCGCGATGACTGCTGGAAAGCCGGTGATCTGCGCGCCTGTGTCGAGGCCGCTTATCTTATGCGCGAGGGTCATCTCGTCGCGCGCTGGATGCTGGAGGCGCCGTTTGCGACCACCTTCTGGACCTGCGGAACGCCGGCAAACGAGCTGGTGACGATGTTCTTTGATACGCCCCTGCCCTCTGTTCGGTTCGAGCGCGGCGACACGGTGGATACCGGCACGCTTACTCCGACAGCCTCAGGCAGCAGATACGAAGGCAGTTTCGGGCGGTCCCTCTGGATCAAAGGCGATGAGGCCACCTGGCGCGAAGCGGATCCCGACGGCACGACAGTCACCTGCACGGCGGCCGGCAGCTGA
- the rpmE gene encoding 50S ribosomal protein L31: MKADTHPDYHMIDVKMTDGTVVQMKSTWGKEGDQLSLDIDPSVHPAWTGGSSRLMDTGGRVSKFKNKYAGLGF, from the coding sequence ATGAAAGCAGATACACATCCCGACTACCACATGATCGACGTCAAAATGACCGATGGCACCGTGGTGCAGATGAAATCCACCTGGGGCAAAGAGGGCGACCAGCTGTCACTCGACATCGACCCTTCAGTGCACCCGGCATGGACCGGCGGCTCCTCACGCCTGATGGATACCGGCGGCCGCGTGTCCAAGTTCAAGAACAAATACGCAGGTCTCGGCTTCTGA
- a CDS encoding LysR family transcriptional regulator, which produces MDNWDEIRTAFQVARMGTVSGAAEVLGVHHATVIRHIDALEGRLGVKLFQRHARGYTATEAGQDLLRVAQATDDQFSQLVGRIKGRGNDVSGELVVTSLISIAPRMAPLLADFQRLHPDVIVRYLTGTRLFRLEYGEAHVAIRAGTAPDQPDNVVQKFHVQKMGLYASKDYIEANGMPDGTDSFVHHRFVAVDADDTRAPFERWLRDVVPAAALTFRSSDTRALESAIMAGAGIGFMPVYGAEAAGNLIEVHPRQEEWSGPLWLVTHVDLHRTTKVQSFLTFLKEQSKDWKV; this is translated from the coding sequence ATGGACAACTGGGACGAGATCAGAACCGCTTTTCAGGTTGCCAGAATGGGCACGGTCAGCGGTGCGGCAGAAGTGCTCGGCGTGCATCACGCGACGGTTATCCGCCACATTGATGCGCTGGAGGGGCGGCTCGGCGTTAAACTTTTTCAGCGCCACGCCCGGGGATACACGGCCACCGAAGCGGGCCAGGACCTGCTGCGCGTGGCCCAGGCCACTGATGATCAGTTCAGCCAGCTTGTGGGACGTATCAAAGGGCGCGGCAATGATGTTTCGGGCGAGCTTGTCGTGACCTCGCTGATCAGCATCGCGCCCAGAATGGCGCCGCTGCTGGCGGATTTTCAGCGTCTGCATCCTGATGTGATTGTGCGCTATCTGACCGGCACGCGGCTTTTCCGGCTGGAATACGGCGAGGCCCATGTGGCGATCCGCGCGGGCACGGCGCCCGATCAGCCCGACAATGTGGTACAGAAATTCCACGTTCAGAAAATGGGTCTTTACGCCAGCAAAGACTACATCGAGGCGAACGGCATGCCCGACGGCACCGACAGCTTTGTGCATCACCGCTTTGTCGCGGTCGATGCGGACGACACCCGCGCCCCCTTTGAACGCTGGCTGCGGGACGTCGTGCCGGCTGCGGCGCTGACCTTTCGCAGCTCGGATACGCGGGCGCTGGAATCGGCGATCATGGCGGGTGCCGGCATCGGGTTCATGCCGGTTTACGGTGCCGAAGCCGCCGGCAACCTGATCGAAGTGCATCCGCGACAGGAAGAATGGTCCGGCCCGCTCTGGCTGGTCACGCATGTCGATCTGCACCGCACAACCAAAGTGCAGAGCTTTCTGACCTTTCTCAAAGAGCAGTCGAAAGACTGGAAAGTATGA
- a CDS encoding GNAT family N-acetyltransferase — MTDVLIPTLETDRLVLRAPVPADVAPFAAFYASDAAKYVGGPLRDFQVWRYTAEVIGHWQLRGFGRWMVERKDAPGAIGLIGLHAPPDWPEPEVGWMLWDGNGKGYAAEAARAARDYAWNTLGLTTLISSIAPENAASIRVAEGMGARREAQGFEHPLFGTMAVWRHPAPEALS; from the coding sequence ATGACGGACGTGCTGATCCCGACCCTCGAGACGGACCGGCTCGTCCTGCGCGCCCCCGTGCCCGCAGATGTCGCACCCTTCGCTGCCTTCTACGCCAGCGATGCCGCGAAATACGTCGGCGGCCCGCTGCGCGATTTCCAGGTCTGGCGCTACACCGCCGAGGTCATCGGCCACTGGCAGCTGCGCGGCTTCGGCCGCTGGATGGTCGAACGCAAAGACGCCCCCGGGGCCATCGGCCTGATCGGCCTGCACGCTCCGCCCGACTGGCCCGAGCCCGAGGTTGGCTGGATGCTCTGGGACGGCAACGGCAAAGGCTACGCTGCCGAGGCGGCCCGCGCCGCCCGCGATTATGCCTGGAATACACTTGGCCTCACCACGCTGATCAGCTCCATCGCCCCCGAAAACGCGGCCTCCATCCGGGTGGCCGAAGGCATGGGCGCGCGCCGTGAGGCGCAGGGCTTCGAGCACCCGCTCTTCGGCACCATGGCCGTCTGGCGCCACCCGGCACCGGAGGCGCTGTCATGA
- a CDS encoding chorismate mutase yields the protein MTDPVTLAAQVLKEHRASIDRLDAILVYTLGERFKHTQAVGKLKATHDLPPSDPSREAAQIERLEDLARQADLDPEFARKFLNFIIAEVIQHHRKHQE from the coding sequence ATGACCGACCCCGTGACCCTTGCCGCGCAGGTGCTCAAAGAGCACCGGGCCAGCATCGACCGCCTCGATGCGATCCTCGTCTATACGCTTGGCGAGCGGTTCAAACACACACAGGCTGTGGGGAAACTCAAAGCCACTCACGACCTTCCCCCGTCCGATCCGTCGCGTGAAGCGGCCCAGATCGAACGGCTCGAAGATTTGGCGCGTCAGGCCGATCTGGACCCTGAATTCGCCAGGAAGTTTCTCAACTTCATCATCGCTGAAGTTATTCAGCACCACCGTAAACATCAGGAATAG
- a CDS encoding GNAT family N-acetyltransferase: protein MTPRCTHIPTGLPAERAMAISAGVPELRTDRLRLRAARLADLPAWNELLVPDTAGHLGGPHDAEDAWNAFCVYVAGWALHGHGLWAVDQRDTGETLGFVHVGLEWGDAEPELGWMFLPGARGQGYATEAARAARDWAFDEGGLQTLVSYVHPDNTASAALARRLGAAPDAQNHYDLPGAIAFTHRPEALQ, encoded by the coding sequence ATGACACCACGCTGCACACATATCCCGACCGGCCTGCCGGCGGAACGCGCGATGGCCATCTCGGCCGGCGTCCCTGAGCTGCGCACCGACCGGCTGCGCCTGCGGGCAGCGAGGCTCGCCGACCTGCCGGCGTGGAACGAACTGCTGGTGCCGGACACCGCCGGACACCTCGGCGGCCCGCACGATGCCGAAGACGCCTGGAACGCCTTCTGCGTCTATGTGGCCGGCTGGGCTCTGCACGGGCACGGCCTCTGGGCCGTGGATCAGCGCGACACCGGTGAAACTCTCGGATTTGTTCATGTGGGCCTCGAATGGGGCGACGCCGAGCCCGAACTCGGCTGGATGTTCCTGCCAGGTGCCCGCGGTCAGGGCTACGCGACCGAGGCCGCGCGCGCAGCCCGCGACTGGGCCTTTGATGAAGGCGGTCTGCAGACGCTGGTGAGCTATGTGCACCCCGACAATACCGCCTCCGCCGCACTGGCCCGCCGCCTTGGTGCCGCACCGGACGCGCAAAACCATTACGATCTTCCCGGCGCCATCGCCTTCACCCACCGCCCGGAGGCGCTGCAATGA